A genomic stretch from Nodosilinea sp. E11 includes:
- a CDS encoding Nif11-like leader peptide family natural product precursor, whose translation MSKDQVVRLFRETQTNPSLKEQFNASPSPEHFVALAQQQGYDFTLEEWQASTRFSVEELVCELSEIPGI comes from the coding sequence ATGTCAAAAGATCAGGTTGTTCGCTTATTCCGTGAGACCCAGACCAACCCGTCCCTCAAAGAGCAGTTTAACGCATCGCCATCGCCCGAGCACTTTGTGGCCCTAGCCCAGCAGCAAGGCTACGACTTCACCCTAGAAGAATGGCAGGCATCGACTCGGTTTTCGGTGGAAGAGCTGGTATGTGAGCTGTCTGAAATTCCCGGCATTTAA
- a CDS encoding tetratricopeptide repeat protein — translation MRIIPQVWLIPIGVRALGWGAMALLTLGGGGWAPGAIATPNPQTKAEGFNALEDVDYWAGLCRLQINAGAYDKALVACEQAIALAPADANLWTLRSNVLLQLQNYPDAIASADRALFFDQQSSLAITYRCIGYAALNDNEAALDACNNALRVDGNWGSTSPALAWLHRGIILSQAGQLEQATVALERTLLLEPNYSLALAYQCRIRNDLGLAQTAIPSCEAALAGDGQWGNESAAMAWAEQGRAYSQLRDYGAAIAAYDQAINLDPNNATTWTAQGQVLQQLQRPIEALTSFTRATELEAPYSQAQLGRCGTLNRLNQHEAALEACNLALQGDGRWGDRGIVEVFNQRSIALTGLSRYDEALASINRAVGITPDYAEAHHHRAVILWYLERYDDALAANQRSLELAPNHARTWLNRGIILRSMQRHDDALEAYDQGLQIAPYDDALWANRSVVLWHLQRYDEALASADQAIAFNPDSAQGWYNRAIALTAQKQWQNALDAYAQGLVLMPPNSPQRANALTGQGVALINLGRYQAAIAILQAAIALNPNQPLAQQSLQTAQQNLQPPPP, via the coding sequence ATGCGGATTATCCCTCAGGTCTGGCTCATTCCTATCGGTGTGCGGGCTTTAGGTTGGGGAGCGATGGCCCTGCTCACGCTGGGAGGGGGGGGATGGGCACCGGGGGCGATCGCAACCCCTAACCCCCAAACTAAAGCCGAAGGCTTTAATGCCCTAGAAGATGTCGACTACTGGGCGGGTCTATGCCGGTTGCAGATCAATGCTGGAGCCTACGATAAGGCGCTGGTGGCCTGCGAGCAAGCCATTGCCCTAGCGCCAGCAGATGCCAACCTCTGGACGCTGCGCAGTAACGTATTGCTGCAATTGCAGAACTATCCCGATGCGATCGCATCCGCCGATCGAGCCTTGTTTTTTGACCAACAGTCTTCTTTGGCCATCACCTATCGCTGCATCGGCTATGCTGCCCTCAACGACAACGAAGCCGCTTTGGATGCCTGTAACAATGCCCTGCGGGTCGATGGCAACTGGGGCAGTACCTCTCCTGCCTTAGCCTGGCTGCACCGGGGCATTATTCTCAGCCAGGCGGGGCAGCTGGAGCAGGCCACCGTTGCCCTAGAGCGTACCCTGCTGCTAGAGCCCAATTATTCGCTGGCTCTGGCCTACCAGTGCCGCATTCGGAACGATTTGGGGCTGGCCCAAACCGCCATTCCCAGCTGTGAGGCAGCGCTGGCGGGCGATGGTCAGTGGGGCAACGAATCGGCGGCGATGGCCTGGGCCGAACAGGGCCGGGCCTACAGCCAGCTGCGCGACTATGGGGCCGCGATCGCCGCCTACGACCAGGCCATTAACCTCGATCCCAATAATGCCACCACCTGGACCGCCCAGGGGCAGGTATTGCAGCAGCTTCAGCGGCCCATCGAAGCCCTTACCTCCTTTACCCGCGCCACTGAACTAGAGGCCCCCTACTCCCAGGCTCAGCTGGGCCGCTGCGGGACGCTAAATCGGCTCAACCAGCACGAAGCCGCCCTCGAAGCTTGTAACTTGGCCCTGCAGGGGGATGGCCGCTGGGGCGACCGGGGCATAGTCGAAGTGTTTAATCAGCGCAGTATTGCCCTCACTGGCCTAAGCCGCTATGACGAGGCACTGGCCTCGATTAACCGAGCGGTGGGCATAACTCCCGACTACGCCGAAGCCCACCACCACCGGGCGGTGATTCTCTGGTATCTGGAACGCTACGACGATGCCCTGGCCGCCAACCAGCGATCGCTCGAACTGGCCCCTAACCATGCTCGCACCTGGCTCAATCGAGGCATCATTCTACGATCAATGCAGCGTCACGATGACGCCCTGGAGGCCTACGATCAGGGTCTGCAAATTGCACCCTATGACGATGCCCTATGGGCCAACCGCAGCGTGGTGCTGTGGCACCTTCAGCGCTACGACGAGGCTCTAGCCTCGGCAGATCAGGCCATTGCATTTAACCCCGACTCGGCCCAGGGATGGTACAACCGCGCCATTGCCCTGACCGCCCAAAAACAATGGCAGAACGCCTTAGATGCCTATGCCCAGGGGCTGGTACTCATGCCCCCAAATTCGCCCCAGCGCGCCAATGCCCTGACCGGGCAAGGGGTGGCGCTGATCAATTTGGGCCGCTACCAGGCTGCGATCGCCATCCTGCAAGCCGCGATCGCCCTCAACCCTAACCAACCGCTGGCCCAGCAAAGCCTGCAAACAGCCCAGCAAAACCTACAGCCCCCGCCGCCGTAG
- a CDS encoding pentapeptide repeat-containing protein, with protein sequence MVNGTIKGWGALVVLVPILTATAAQAANPLHWVRLLETRRCERCNLAEADLRQAFLRQAHLSGANLRGADLNGADLQNAFLLGADLRGADLRNANLDGANLMGARLDNARLHAAVMGDRTLIAPRWRLVRDLVTDGVGDRDLRQADLQGANLDGVDLRGVDLTEANLAGATLEAALLSDSTLAQANLAEASLFLSDLRRAQVSQANLSQASLRAADGRRSDFSDTDLSQADLALAYLDQASLNHSDLSRANLSRAELTGADLRQSNLTDANLFVANLHNAQLEGANLQGTRLEGAELSGANLSLADLQSSHLAGVRLQDADLSGVNLRRRDLHGADLSGTNLSQSDLSGANLAGANLAGANLEGTNLSRANLQGANLEGASLQGADLQGANLQQTNLLGANLAMTQLQRANFTRANLYGTNLQRITVLNTNFCEAIMPDGRIHACP encoded by the coding sequence ATGGTAAACGGAACAATCAAAGGCTGGGGTGCCCTGGTGGTGCTGGTTCCCATCCTCACCGCCACCGCGGCCCAGGCGGCCAACCCACTCCATTGGGTTCGGCTGCTCGAAACGCGTCGCTGTGAGCGCTGCAACCTGGCAGAGGCTGACCTACGCCAGGCGTTTCTGCGCCAGGCCCACCTGAGCGGGGCCAACCTGCGGGGAGCCGACCTGAATGGGGCCGACTTGCAGAATGCCTTTCTGTTGGGGGCCGATCTGCGGGGTGCTGATCTGCGCAACGCCAATCTGGATGGGGCCAACCTGATGGGTGCCCGCCTTGACAATGCCCGGTTGCACGCTGCCGTGATGGGCGATCGCACTCTCATTGCCCCCCGCTGGCGGCTGGTGCGTGACCTGGTCACCGACGGGGTGGGCGATCGCGACCTGCGCCAGGCCGATTTACAGGGGGCCAACTTGGATGGCGTTGATCTGCGCGGTGTAGACCTCACCGAAGCCAATTTGGCCGGGGCCACCCTGGAGGCGGCATTGCTCTCCGATAGCACTTTGGCCCAGGCCAATTTAGCCGAGGCCAGCCTGTTTCTAAGCGATCTGCGTCGGGCCCAAGTCTCCCAGGCCAATTTGAGCCAGGCCAGCCTGCGCGCTGCCGACGGGCGCCGCAGCGACTTCAGCGATACCGACCTGTCTCAGGCCGATTTGGCCCTGGCCTACCTCGACCAGGCTAGCCTCAACCACAGCGATCTGTCTCGGGCCAATCTCTCCAGAGCCGAGCTGACCGGGGCCGATCTGCGCCAGAGCAATCTGACCGATGCCAATCTATTTGTCGCCAATTTGCACAATGCCCAACTGGAGGGGGCCAATCTACAAGGCACCCGCCTAGAAGGCGCAGAATTGAGCGGCGCCAACCTGAGCCTTGCCGATTTGCAGAGCAGCCACTTAGCGGGGGTACGGCTACAAGATGCCGACCTCAGCGGGGTCAACCTGCGCCGTCGAGATCTGCACGGGGCCGACCTCAGCGGCACAAACTTGAGCCAGAGTGATCTCTCTGGGGCCAACCTGGCCGGGGCCAATCTGGCCGGGGCTAACCTGGAAGGAACCAACCTGAGCCGGGCCAACTTGCAGGGGGCCAACCTGGAAGGCGCGAGCTTGCAGGGGGCTGATTTGCAGGGGGCCAACCTACAGCAGACCAACTTGCTGGGTGCCAACCTGGCCATGACCCAGCTGCAGCGGGCCAACTTCACCCGAGCTAACCTTTACGGCACCAATCTACAGCGCATCACGGTGTTGAATACCAACTTCTGCGAAGCGATCATGCCCGACGGACGGATTCACGCTTGCCCCTAA